The proteins below come from a single Sorghum bicolor cultivar BTx623 chromosome 4, Sorghum_bicolor_NCBIv3, whole genome shotgun sequence genomic window:
- the LOC8056679 gene encoding U-box domain-containing protein 9, with protein sequence MAKPTPVASAEEAAAMRRRLRRLVAAVAAGSADAEAFDEAAEALAKLRDAELGPRKDNRAGDGHGDGGQNRRRTETEAAVPEHFLCPISSEIMRDPVVLASGQTYDRRFIQEWLSAGNRTCPQTQQVLSNTIIIPNHLVRSMISQWCTDNGITLPPVENQDEDLVTNNERKTFSKIFERIASSSNLSEQREAIKDLRLLTKCNSSLRAAIGEKPDSISQIISVASNPELENNAEVLEDMVTTILNLSIHESNKKIIGDDPLAIPFLIRTLQSGTMEARSNAAAAIFSLSALDSNKVKIGELGVMRPLVDLLEHGSMIAKKDAASAIFNLCMLHENKSRATKSGVIDVTLKAITDDSLVDESLAILALLSGDHETVEEIGETGGVASMLHVIKEDQCKRNKENAVAVLFAVCMYDRTKLREVAEHEKLNGSLAWLVQNGTSRARRKAVGILDKMKRTLHQPHYSC encoded by the exons ATGGCGAAGCCGACGCCGGTGGCCTCGgcagaggaggcggcggcgatgCGGCGCCGGCTGAGGCGCCTGGTGGCCGCGGTGGCGGCCGGGAGCGCCGACGCCGAGGCCTTCGACGAGGCGGCCGAGGCGCTCGCCAAGCTCAGGGACGCCGAGCTTGGCCCCCGCAAGGACAACAGGGCAGGCGACGGCCACGGCGACGGTGGGCAGAACAGGCGCCGCACGGAGACGGAGGCCGCGGTGCCGGAGCACTTCCTTTGCCCCATATCCTCGGAGATCATGAGGGATCCCGTCGTCCTCGCCTCCGGCCAG ACGTATGATCGTCGTTTCATTCAAGAATGGTTAAGTGCTGGAAACCGGACATGCCCGCAGACTCAACAAGTCCTTTCAAATACAATTATCATCCCGAACCACCTTGTGAGAAGCATGATCTCACAGTGGTGCACAGATAATGGGATCACTCTGCCACCAGTTGAGAACCAAGATGAAGATCTGGTTACAAACAATGAGCGAAAGACATTTAGTAAAATATTTGAGAGGATCGCATCGTCGTCAAACCTATCTGAGCAGAGGGAAGCCATTAAAGATCTCAGGCTGCTGACAAAGTGCAACAGTTCACTAAGAGCAGCCATAGGAGAGAAACCGGATTCAATCTCACAGATCATTTCCGTAGCATCCAACCCAGAGCTAGAAAACAATGCAGAAGTTCTGGAGGATATGGTGACAACTATTCTTAATCTTTCTATTCATGAGAGCAACAAGAAGATTATTGGAGATGATCCATTGGCAATCCCGTTCCTCATAAGGACCTTACAATCAGGAACCATGGAGGCCCGGAGCAATGCTGCAGCTGCCATCTTCAGTTTATCTGCCCTTGacagcaacaaggtgaagattgGTGAACTAGGCGTGATGAGAcctctggtggatctcctcgaaCATGGCAGCATGATAGCGAAGAAAGATGCAGCTTCAGCTATCTTCAACCTCTGCATGCTGCACGAGAACAAATCAAGGGCCACCAAGAGTGGGGTTATTGACGTGACCCTGAAGGCCATCACTGATGACTCGCTGGTGGATGAGTCTCTGGCCATCCTTGCCCTGCTGTCAGGTGACCACGAGACAGTAGAGGAGATCGGCGAGACCGGCGGCGTGGCCTCCATGCTCCATGTTATAAAGGAAGACCAGTGCAAGCGCAACAAGGAGAATGCAGTTGCGGTGCTCTTCGCAGTCTGTATGTACGACCGCACCAAACTGAGAGAGGTTGCGGAGCACGAGAAGCTGAACGGGTCCCTGGCCTGGCTCGTGCAGAACGGCACTTCAAGGGCAAGGCGGAAGGCCGTCGGGATCCTTGACAAGATGAAGAGGACCCTGCACCAGCCGCACTACTCGTGCTAG